A stretch of Lactiplantibacillus brownii DNA encodes these proteins:
- the phnX gene encoding phosphonoacetaldehyde hydrolase — MTIQAVIFDWAGTTIDYGSRAPIVAFQQAFANVGIEISEAEIRQDMGLDKYTHIHKIISLPAVQNDWQARFQVLPTPDDCDRIFQDFKSILLATLTNFAHLKPGMASVVDYLTTNQIPYGSTTGYDDEMLATVLPIAANQGYRPTVNITSAQTNGIGRPASAMLELACDQLEVTDYANVVKVGDSINDILEGQNADAISVGIIDGSNLMGLSQAAFDGLSAAEQAERRVKVATQYEAAGADYILQSMADLPALLTTLSQPVSDLH, encoded by the coding sequence ATGACAATTCAAGCCGTTATTTTCGACTGGGCCGGGACCACGATTGATTATGGTAGCCGTGCACCCATCGTTGCATTTCAACAAGCCTTTGCCAATGTTGGCATTGAGATTTCTGAAGCTGAGATTCGCCAAGATATGGGCTTAGACAAATATACTCATATCCATAAGATTATCAGCTTACCCGCTGTTCAAAATGATTGGCAAGCTCGTTTCCAAGTGTTGCCTACACCCGATGACTGTGATCGTATTTTTCAAGATTTCAAGTCAATCTTGTTAGCAACTTTAACCAATTTTGCGCACCTCAAACCCGGCATGGCTAGTGTCGTTGACTATTTAACGACTAACCAGATTCCTTATGGTTCAACAACGGGCTATGATGACGAAATGTTGGCGACGGTTTTACCAATCGCCGCTAATCAAGGCTACCGGCCAACGGTTAACATTACTTCAGCACAAACTAACGGCATTGGCCGCCCGGCTTCTGCCATGCTTGAATTAGCTTGTGATCAATTAGAAGTCACTGACTATGCCAATGTCGTTAAAGTGGGCGATTCAATCAATGATATTCTCGAAGGTCAAAACGCCGATGCAATTAGTGTTGGTATCATTGACGGGAGTAATTTAATGGGACTATCTCAAGCAGCCTTTGACGGATTAAGTGCCGCTGAACAAGCTGAACGACGCGTTAAGGTCGCAACCCAATACGAAGCAGCCGGTGCCGATTACATTTTACAATCAATGGCCGACCTTCCTGCTCTCTTAACCACTCTTAGTCAACCTGTTAGCGATTTGCATTAG
- the phnE gene encoding phosphonate ABC transporter, permease protein PhnE, which yields MKTKYTSPQQFFHERQLRLTVVLIILLGIYLVSVWLVNFQTFSSLAQVPAGLIWLFKTFIPNQHTTTYLGPIFYQLWKTLIVAISSTVCAAILSLIFAVLGAKTTSPNRGFQLTVRFGASLLRNIPVVAWAMILLFSFKQSDFTGFLALFFMTLGYLTRAFTETIEDLDTEKLHALQAVGANYFQCVFCGVLPEAASSMTSWVLYMIENNIRDATLVGILTGTGIGFLFNQYFKSIRYDAAGLIVLLIAVLVIVLELTSTRIRRAIA from the coding sequence ATGAAAACTAAATACACGTCACCGCAACAATTCTTTCATGAACGCCAATTACGGTTGACGGTCGTTTTAATCATTTTACTTGGCATCTACTTGGTTTCAGTTTGGCTAGTTAACTTTCAGACTTTTTCATCATTAGCCCAAGTTCCTGCTGGCCTGATTTGGTTGTTTAAAACCTTTATCCCTAATCAGCACACGACTACTTATTTGGGACCCATCTTCTATCAGCTTTGGAAGACGTTGATCGTTGCTATTTCTTCAACGGTTTGTGCCGCCATTTTAAGTTTGATTTTTGCTGTTTTAGGTGCAAAGACAACCAGTCCAAATCGTGGCTTTCAATTAACAGTCCGCTTTGGCGCATCGTTACTGCGAAACATTCCGGTTGTTGCTTGGGCGATGATCTTGCTTTTCTCCTTTAAGCAAAGCGACTTTACAGGTTTTCTAGCCTTATTCTTCATGACATTAGGCTACCTTACCCGGGCCTTTACTGAAACGATTGAAGATTTAGATACTGAAAAGTTACATGCGCTACAAGCCGTTGGGGCCAATTATTTTCAATGCGTTTTCTGTGGGGTTTTACCTGAAGCGGCTAGCAGTATGACGAGTTGGGTCCTGTACATGATTGAAAACAACATTCGTGATGCCACCTTAGTTGGGATCTTGACTGGAACTGGAATTGGCTTCTTGTTCAACCAATATTTCAAGAGTATCCGCTATGATGCTGCTGGCCTAATCGTCTTGTTGATTGCAGTCCTAGTCATCGTCTTAGAGCTAACTTCAACGCGGATTAGGAGGGCAATTGCATGA
- the rimI gene encoding ribosomal protein S18-alanine N-acetyltransferase: MLKPELVASPAWSTEWVAQACYDLAAAAYPGGAPWRLATFAADLALPQSRYQLLVLRQRPIGFISLTTVLDETEVTNVAVHPDYQRHGYARQMLETVFAQLTAADKLFLEVRTSNVAARGLYEQCGFEKISVRQNYYQHPREDAIIMRKIIE, translated from the coding sequence ATGCTTAAGCCTGAATTGGTTGCTAGTCCGGCATGGTCAACTGAATGGGTTGCTCAAGCGTGTTATGATCTCGCCGCCGCGGCATATCCAGGTGGCGCGCCATGGCGCTTAGCAACCTTTGCGGCTGACCTTGCTTTGCCGCAATCACGGTACCAGTTATTGGTGCTTCGGCAACGGCCAATCGGGTTTATTAGTTTGACGACGGTGCTTGATGAGACTGAAGTCACTAATGTTGCGGTACACCCTGATTATCAACGTCACGGTTATGCTCGGCAGATGCTTGAAACAGTTTTCGCCCAATTGACGGCTGCGGATAAATTGTTTTTAGAAGTGCGGACTAGTAATGTCGCTGCACGAGGTTTATATGAACAATGTGGTTTTGAAAAAATTTCCGTGCGGCAGAATTATTATCAGCACCCGCGTGAAGATGCCATAATTATGCGTAAAATTATTGAATGA
- the tsaB gene encoding tRNA (adenosine(37)-N6)-threonylcarbamoyltransferase complex dimerization subunit type 1 TsaB, translating to MKLLAIETSNRPLSVAVLDDTKVLATTTTNVGRNHSSTLLPIIEKSISQAGLTADDLDRVVVAAGPGSYTGLRIGVTTAKTLAFTLHKALVGLSSLAVLAGNIVAEGQLVAPLFDARRDNLFTGLYRIKAGQPVNELPDQHISVTEWCQQLAAIHEPIVFVGSDVTQYAPALQAQLGEQFVRAQPQLDLPQAVVLGLMGRTATPVEKIHAFVPNYLRLTQAEREWLAKHPKEDHAPYVEKI from the coding sequence ATGAAGTTGTTGGCAATTGAGACATCCAATCGCCCGTTGAGTGTGGCGGTTTTAGATGATACGAAGGTGCTTGCCACGACGACCACCAATGTTGGTCGTAACCATAGCAGCACTTTGTTACCAATTATTGAAAAGTCAATTAGCCAAGCTGGGTTGACAGCGGACGATTTGGATCGTGTGGTCGTTGCGGCTGGACCGGGGTCGTACACTGGCTTGCGGATTGGTGTGACGACTGCTAAAACATTGGCCTTTACGTTACATAAAGCGTTAGTTGGCTTATCCAGTTTAGCCGTTTTGGCAGGCAACATTGTTGCTGAAGGACAATTAGTTGCGCCATTATTTGATGCTCGACGGGACAATTTATTCACGGGTTTGTATCGAATCAAAGCCGGTCAGCCAGTCAATGAATTACCAGACCAACACATTAGTGTGACGGAATGGTGTCAGCAATTAGCTGCGATTCATGAACCGATTGTGTTTGTCGGCAGTGATGTGACGCAATATGCCCCCGCATTACAAGCACAACTGGGTGAGCAATTTGTTCGTGCGCAACCCCAATTAGATTTACCGCAAGCGGTGGTACTCGGCTTAATGGGCCGAACAGCGACCCCCGTGGAAAAGATCCATGCTTTTGTGCCTAACTACTTACGGCTAACGCAAGCGGAACGCGAATGGTTAGCCAAACATCCGAAAGAGGACCATGCGCCATATGTTGAGAAGATTTAA
- the phnC gene encoding phosphonate ABC transporter ATP-binding protein — protein MLKVNQLDKTYGQDKHSLKSVSFTAQPGEVTAIIGPSGAGKTTILRSVNQLIRDDSGQILLDDQDIRQANKAELRKIRHHIGMIFQNYNLISPLTALENVLHGRLGAKSTLAGMFGLYSTAEKTEALALLSEVGLKDYAYQRCDQLSGGQQQRVGIARALMQHPKMILCDEPIASLDPKSTKIVMDILRQLAREKQLIILINLHQIDIAMAYADHIVGINNGAIVFEGPTKQVDDTVLQKIYRQATETKVKVAANEN, from the coding sequence ATGCTCAAGGTAAATCAACTAGATAAAACATATGGTCAAGACAAGCATTCGCTCAAGTCAGTCAGTTTCACAGCTCAACCCGGTGAAGTTACCGCGATTATCGGTCCCTCTGGGGCAGGTAAAACGACGATTTTACGGAGTGTCAATCAATTAATTCGTGATGATAGCGGTCAAATTTTGTTAGACGATCAAGATATTCGCCAAGCAAATAAAGCCGAGCTCCGTAAGATTCGTCATCATATTGGCATGATATTCCAAAACTACAATTTGATCAGTCCCCTCACCGCACTTGAGAACGTCTTGCATGGTCGTCTAGGAGCTAAATCAACCTTGGCTGGCATGTTCGGACTCTACAGTACCGCTGAAAAAACTGAAGCTTTGGCCTTATTGTCTGAAGTCGGACTCAAAGATTATGCCTACCAACGCTGTGATCAACTCAGTGGTGGTCAACAACAACGGGTCGGGATTGCTCGGGCTTTAATGCAACATCCCAAAATGATTCTTTGTGATGAACCTATTGCCTCACTTGATCCTAAGTCAACCAAGATCGTGATGGACATCTTGCGTCAATTAGCTCGCGAAAAGCAATTGATTATTTTGATTAACTTGCATCAAATTGATATTGCGATGGCTTACGCTGATCATATTGTTGGCATCAACAACGGCGCCATTGTCTTTGAAGGGCCAACCAAACAAGTTGATGACACTGTACTACAAAAAATCTACCGTCAGGCAACTGAAACGAAAGTTAAGGTAGCGGCGAATGAAAACTAA
- a CDS encoding phosphate/phosphite/phosphonate ABC transporter substrate-binding protein: MVKLNKSLVGLSLISVLGLGLAGCASGTSTKTGSSASTDKSKAITVVFYPNESAKSFAGSRDALKKSIEKVTGKTVKVQTTTDYNVAIQAIASGKAQLAYMGANGYIQAHKLSKDVEPFAAQSDADGSLKKATYNSYLMVQQKDADKYKADGKFSIKDIKGKKISYVSNSSTSGFLVPTAKITNEFKIKNKDDLTQNGKFFSKVLYGGSHQGSAVNLLKGDVDVAAFDDGDLMPYLKVSEGSWDKVGSTFEVKADAEAPFSSLTGKKVTNIAMMPVQQGPWVYNTKSLSKDDQDKIAKEFTSKEFAQNKEIFSDKDAKTPKLFPKKSEKTQLLKVTDKWYAPTHKLVGY; the protein is encoded by the coding sequence ATGGTAAAGCTTAACAAGTCCCTCGTTGGACTCTCATTAATTTCAGTTTTAGGTTTAGGATTGGCTGGTTGTGCTAGTGGTACTAGCACCAAGACTGGTAGTAGCGCAAGCACCGATAAGAGTAAGGCCATTACGGTCGTCTTTTACCCAAATGAATCTGCAAAAAGTTTTGCAGGCTCACGTGATGCTTTGAAAAAGTCGATTGAAAAGGTCACTGGCAAAACGGTCAAAGTTCAAACGACCACCGACTACAACGTGGCAATTCAAGCCATTGCTTCTGGCAAAGCACAATTAGCTTATATGGGTGCCAACGGTTATATTCAAGCCCATAAGCTTAGCAAAGATGTTGAACCTTTCGCCGCTCAATCAGACGCTGATGGTAGCTTGAAGAAAGCCACTTACAACTCTTACTTAATGGTACAACAAAAAGATGCCGATAAGTACAAAGCAGATGGCAAATTTAGTATTAAAGATATTAAAGGTAAGAAAATTTCTTATGTTTCTAATAGCTCAACTTCTGGTTTCTTAGTACCAACTGCTAAAATCACTAACGAATTTAAGATCAAGAACAAAGATGACTTGACTCAAAATGGCAAATTCTTCAGTAAAGTCCTCTACGGTGGCTCTCATCAAGGTTCAGCCGTTAACCTCTTAAAGGGTGACGTCGACGTTGCTGCCTTTGATGATGGTGACTTAATGCCTTACTTGAAAGTTTCTGAAGGTTCATGGGATAAAGTCGGCTCAACTTTCGAAGTTAAAGCTGATGCAGAAGCCCCATTCAGTAGTTTAACTGGTAAAAAGGTAACTAACATCGCCATGATGCCTGTTCAACAAGGCCCATGGGTCTACAACACTAAGTCATTGAGCAAGGATGACCAAGACAAGATTGCTAAAGAATTCACTTCCAAGGAATTTGCTCAAAATAAAGAAATCTTCTCTGATAAAGACGCCAAAACACCAAAACTCTTCCCTAAGAAGTCTGAAAAGACGCAATTATTGAAGGTTACTGATAAATGGTATGCCCCAACTCATAAGTTAGTTGGTTACTAA
- the rimI gene encoding ribosomal protein S18-alanine N-acetyltransferase, with amino-acid sequence MLRRFKQYFQKITKNRSQRRQKIMRIDNHVVQVGATGYYLSRALITDVPEMLAIERAVYAGKTPWDENAFKTELRRQGGRFYIVMRHEDRLCAFCGCAFDDRRQDAHITNIAVHPDFQNQGLGSFMMKTMIKRAGYLNYRTVTLEVRYSNTNAQRLYQNLGFEKTGVKKRYYFGDHEDAIDMTYHLPVVAPNA; translated from the coding sequence ATGTTGAGAAGATTTAAGCAGTACTTTCAGAAGATAACAAAAAATCGTAGCCAGCGCCGTCAAAAAATTATGCGGATTGATAATCACGTCGTTCAAGTGGGTGCGACGGGTTATTATTTGTCCCGCGCGTTGATCACAGATGTGCCAGAAATGTTGGCCATCGAACGTGCCGTTTACGCTGGCAAGACACCTTGGGATGAGAATGCCTTTAAGACGGAGTTACGTCGTCAAGGTGGTCGGTTTTATATTGTGATGCGCCACGAGGACCGGTTATGTGCTTTTTGTGGTTGCGCCTTTGATGATCGCCGGCAAGATGCTCATATCACGAATATTGCGGTGCATCCTGATTTTCAAAATCAAGGTCTCGGCAGTTTTATGATGAAAACAATGATTAAACGGGCTGGTTATTTAAACTATCGAACCGTGACGCTTGAAGTCCGGTATAGCAATACTAATGCGCAACGGTTGTATCAAAATTTAGGCTTTGAGAAGACGGGGGTCAAAAAACGGTACTACTTTGGTGATCATGAAGATGCCATTGATATGACTTACCACTTGCCAGTAGTGGCCCCCAATGCTTAA
- a CDS encoding PhnE/PtxC family ABC transporter permease, with the protein MIENSSSESNTVNPQVPKTARISLMTKPRLILRSVLAVLGLVTIYSLVTMDTAGLKLGEAFHSLGINLKAMFLQPNVGQDTWSVLLKALSTSIALTLLTTLLGALIAFFIAVFSARNLSPAWLANTLKAVMAFIRSIPTIIWVLIYSAVMGLGASAAVIGLTFHSIAYLVKAYSESIEETPQATIEALKASGVRFWPIIFQAILPSIVPALLSWTFIRFEINFANAVAVGAAAGADDIGYYLFMASGFYFNFHEVGLIVYLLLGFAIILELISMRLRGHYLKRN; encoded by the coding sequence ATGATTGAAAATTCATCGTCTGAATCAAATACAGTTAATCCTCAAGTACCAAAGACTGCACGGATTTCACTAATGACAAAGCCACGTCTGATTTTACGGAGCGTCCTAGCCGTTTTAGGACTAGTGACCATTTATTCACTGGTTACGATGGACACCGCTGGCTTAAAGCTTGGTGAAGCATTTCATAGTTTGGGGATTAATTTAAAGGCCATGTTTTTACAACCCAATGTTGGTCAAGATACTTGGTCTGTGCTCCTAAAAGCACTCTCAACAAGTATTGCGTTAACCTTACTCACAACCCTTTTAGGCGCCTTGATTGCTTTCTTTATTGCCGTCTTCTCAGCCCGTAACTTATCCCCTGCTTGGTTAGCGAACACTTTAAAAGCTGTGATGGCCTTTATCCGTTCCATTCCAACCATTATCTGGGTCTTAATTTACTCGGCTGTTATGGGACTAGGTGCTAGTGCGGCTGTGATTGGTTTGACCTTCCATAGTATTGCCTACTTGGTTAAAGCCTATTCAGAAAGTATTGAAGAAACCCCACAAGCAACCATTGAGGCCCTAAAGGCTAGTGGTGTTCGTTTTTGGCCCATTATTTTTCAAGCTATCTTACCTTCGATCGTTCCGGCATTACTCAGCTGGACCTTCATCCGTTTTGAGATCAACTTTGCTAATGCAGTCGCCGTTGGTGCGGCTGCTGGTGCGGATGATATCGGGTACTACCTCTTCATGGCCAGTGGTTTTTATTTCAATTTCCATGAAGTTGGGTTGATTGTTTACCTATTATTAGGGTTTGCAATCATTCTCGAATTAATCTCCATGCGGTTACGTGGGCACTATTTAAAGCGCAATTAG